Proteins encoded in a region of the Canis lupus familiaris isolate Mischka breed German Shepherd chromosome 1, alternate assembly UU_Cfam_GSD_1.0, whole genome shotgun sequence genome:
- the ISCA1 gene encoding iron-sulfur cluster assembly 1 homolog, mitochondrial isoform X2, whose product MKVSNKDFLELQCRTVLSDGIKRLLSRTVPLFGFYLWESGSFLLGFHPIGQVLLPPPSKPESSRDLPWSLHQAGFLWDHRAPAASLASVYGALPCCHDALCCGEHKDVSPHPPRGDLQEEGSREEEDQHSSSS is encoded by the exons ATGAAAGTATCGAACAAAGATTTCCTTGAACTGCAGTGCAGAACAGTTCTGAGCGATGGCATCAAAAG GTTGCTAAGCAGAACAGTACCCCTCTTTGGTTTCTATCTCTGGGAGTCTGGCTCCTTCCTCTTGGGATTCCATCCTATAGGTCAAGTGCTGCTGCCGCCACCAAGCAAACCAGAATCAAGCAGAGATCTTCCCTGGAGTCTACACCAG GCTGGCTTTTTATGGGACCACAGGGCTCCAGCTGCTTCGTTAGCAAGTGTTTATGGAGCCCTTCCTTGCTGTCATGATGCCTTGTGCTGTGGAGAACACAAAgatgtctccccccacccccccagaggtgacctgcaggaggaggggagcagggaggaggaggatcaGCATAGTAGTAGCAGCTAG
- the LOC111096404 gene encoding succinate dehydrogenase assembly factor 4, mitochondrial-like, with the protein MTVSRLARLLGGVPATKWRAARLPLLCHSLRKMSSQGEKSKPVKQFLMRLKLPECCFDAPEDSNLGKDPLTKFPDDINPVTKEKSRPRGPEPAQYGDWE; encoded by the coding sequence ATGACTGTATCAAGACTGGCTCGGTTACTTGGCGGCGTCCCAGCCACCAAATGGAGAGCAGCAAGATTACCCCTTCTGTGTCATTCTCTGAGGAAAATGAGTTCTCAAGGAGAAAAATCCAAACCTGTCAAACAGTTTCTTATGAGGCTAAAGTTACCAGAATGTTGTTTTGATGCACCAGAAGATTCTAATTTAGGGAAAGACCCACTGACAAAATTTCCAGATGATATTAATCCTGTTACCAAAGAAAAAAGTAGACCCAGAGGCCCAGAACCTGCCCAATATGGGGATTGGGAATGA
- the ISCA1 gene encoding iron-sulfur cluster assembly 1 homolog, mitochondrial isoform X1, with the protein MKVSNKDFLELQCRTVLSDGIKRLLSRTVPLFGFYLWESGSFLLGFHPIGQVLLPPPSKPESSRDLPWSLHQCVYEPGAEGRSRGGENLKQTLSMEPNRTRDCDLGHNQKSDT; encoded by the exons ATGAAAGTATCGAACAAAGATTTCCTTGAACTGCAGTGCAGAACAGTTCTGAGCGATGGCATCAAAAG GTTGCTAAGCAGAACAGTACCCCTCTTTGGTTTCTATCTCTGGGAGTCTGGCTCCTTCCTCTTGGGATTCCATCCTATAGGTCAAGTGCTGCTGCCGCCACCAAGCAAACCAGAATCAAGCAGAGATCTTCCCTGGAGTCTACACCAG tgtGTATATGAAccgggggcagagggcagaagtagagggggagagaatctcaagcagactctgagcatggagcccaacagaaCTCGAGATTGTGACCTGGGCCACAACcaaaagtcggacacttaa